A region of Maribacter algicola DNA encodes the following proteins:
- a CDS encoding zinc-binding metallopeptidase family protein, with protein sequence MKLFQCSKCGNTVVFENNLCVSCGHYLAYSSYYNQMVSLEPNRSEWAIPSLNGETYKYCANNLHGICNWLIPIDNNSEFCLACSLNRTIPDLSYQKNQEHWKQIEFAKHRLVYQLLRLKLPIVNKGEDPETGLCFDFLSPKNKNNLKTGHAHGVITILISEADAVTREKVKEKMEERYRTMLGHFRHEVGHYYWDILIRTDENVLSGFREIFGNDMVPYDGALQNYYLNGPRQDWQNFHISKYASSHPWEDWAETWSHYLHLMDTLETAYNFGLKTTPNLQGTHRLGFNADFDPYYENDFPTILKTGIALFYSLNSMNRSMGKDDAYPFIISEPVKTKLTFIHNLLFQRKSF encoded by the coding sequence ATGAAATTGTTCCAATGTTCCAAATGTGGTAATACGGTTGTTTTCGAAAATAACCTTTGTGTTTCTTGCGGGCACTATCTGGCATATTCTTCCTACTACAATCAAATGGTTTCGCTGGAACCCAACCGCTCAGAATGGGCCATACCATCTTTGAACGGTGAAACCTATAAGTATTGCGCCAATAATCTACATGGAATTTGTAATTGGTTGATTCCCATTGATAATAACTCGGAATTTTGCTTGGCTTGTTCCTTGAACAGGACCATACCTGACTTATCGTATCAAAAAAATCAAGAACATTGGAAGCAAATTGAATTTGCAAAGCATAGGTTGGTATATCAGCTATTGAGGTTAAAGTTACCCATTGTCAATAAAGGGGAAGATCCGGAGACTGGGCTTTGTTTCGATTTCCTATCCCCAAAAAACAAGAACAATCTAAAAACCGGGCATGCCCATGGCGTTATTACAATCCTTATTTCTGAGGCTGATGCTGTGACCAGGGAAAAGGTCAAAGAGAAAATGGAGGAGCGTTACAGAACGATGTTGGGCCATTTTAGACATGAAGTAGGTCATTATTATTGGGATATCCTCATACGGACTGATGAAAACGTATTATCAGGCTTCAGGGAAATATTCGGAAACGATATGGTCCCATACGATGGCGCCTTGCAAAATTACTATTTGAACGGTCCTCGACAAGACTGGCAGAACTTCCACATTAGTAAATATGCTTCTTCCCATCCTTGGGAAGATTGGGCGGAAACATGGTCCCATTATCTACATTTAATGGACACTTTGGAAACCGCCTATAATTTCGGACTGAAGACAACTCCAAACTTACAAGGAACACACAGACTGGGCTTCAATGCCGATTTTGACCCATACTATGAAAACGATTTTCCTACTATTTTAAAAACAGGTATTGCATTATTCTATTCCCTGAATAGTATGAACAGGTCCATGGGAAAGGACGATGCCTACCCTTTTATTATTTCAGAGCCTGTAAAGACAAAATTGACATTTATTCATAACCTTTTATTCCAGAGGAAAAGTTTTTGA